The DNA window GGTAGTGAGAGGGGAAAACGTCAAACTCTTCATCTCTTTCATCAGCTTCTTCATCGCTGATGTCAGTTACTTCGACTTCCTCTTCTGACTCAATGTCAGATATAGGCTCGAcctatagagagagagagggagagagtgcaTGTAGTGTCAAAACAGAGTTGGGAGATACAGATTAATTTCCATTTTACAGTTGTTTGTAAtgactgaaaaaatgttttttcactaAATATCATGCTCCTGTTTTTAGGCTATCTAGGACTGTGGTAATGCTGACTTTAAGATTGCTAAAATTACACATCAAGGAAGTAAAAGTGTGACAAACCGGTCTGATTTAGATTTCCTAAAACAGTTTGATAGGTTAATCGATTGTTTACCACTGTTTAATAAAGCCAGCaaaaaatttcaacattttctgAGATGTACTGCTTCATTTTTAGAATTTCTCAAACATGTTGAACATTTGAAGTCATGTGAACAACCATCAAGATATTTACATATGCTTCAAAGGTTTTGTGTTTCACTGTAAACACTTTAATTCAGGAATGAACTTCATGACTTCTGCCCACATTTTTGCCCTGATTTGCAGTATAGAGGATCAATGCTAGCTGCCAAAAGTCAAAGTTTATAGATTTCTGAAAATTGCGTAGTGTACGATGGGCACATACtctactttttttccccacttcaGACTATTTTAAACCAGTTGTAGAGCACGATGTTTTAATTTGTCATGTGTTTTCCAGCAGGCGGGCTAAAACAGTTTCTTCATGAGTCGGAATGACTTGAAGGGAGTGTATGCGTTTCATTCAAAGGCTATTAAATTGTGCAAgacatgaatttaaatattatttatttgcagagaTATTACATCGCACTTCAAACCTCTGCAGTAAGTTTCATCTGTTTGTGAAGACCCCAAAGACCTCAATTGTGTAAATCTGCGAATGAATGTTCTGAAGTAAAGTGAACTTTAGCTGCATCCCAATCTGTCCTAAATAGaattgaaaatgtcaaaatttacatttaggaTGGATGGTATCCACACTAGTACACAGGCTTCTAATGAGTTGGTTATCTGAATCAGGTGTATCAAATAAGAAagatatgcaaaatatgcagagcAGAGGCTGACGAGAACAGGCTTGAGAACCACTGGTTTGATGTATAATGCCCAATTTTTCTTTGTAACCGTTTACTAAGTGAACAAGTATTTTATGTTTAGTATTTTTCGTATGTTGCATGGTGCGTTCCAGGTCTTAAAGTCTCTGCACACAGTTTGAAATTCTCATCAAAAGTTTTAACGTTAAAAATCACGTTTTTACACACTGCCTCTGAAACTTTCGCCTGTCGTACTGTCATTCAAAAAATTTGACCAGGTTCATTTTTTTGCCTTATTGCATTCATAGCAAGTATTTTAATAGGAAAGGATGACGAATAAGAAAACAATGCATACTTCGTGTGTTAGTCCGACTTAAATCACACCATCTATTTTATgttcaacaaacaaaaaactcttTTAATGGTGCGCGTGATTGTATGGAGCCTAATTGCTGATTACCTTAATCTTGGGCAGCCCAGCGCTGTTTAGCGAGCCAGTTGAGGAGGAGTTGGACACCAGTCCTGATCCACTGGCTGAACTGAGGTCACTCCCAAACGACAGCGAGGAGCCCAGACCGGATGTAGATGAGGAGGACAGCGAGCCCTGTCGACCCTGACTGTCACGCTGTTTTCGGCCCAGCGGGGGAGGCTGGAGCTTGAACTTGAATGGCGAGTGGTGCTGCTCCTCCCCCAGGTGATGGTGAATAGGGTGAGCATGAGGAGGCGGGAGGCTGGAGTGATGGCTGTTGAGCACAGAGGGCCTCTCGGCAGGACCGCGATCGCAGCCCTGGGGTCCGGGCATGCCCTTGTCGGGCCGCTGAGGCTGAGGAACGATGATGTTTGGGTAATGAAAGAAGGCACGAGGGCTCAGGTGGTAATTGTAGACGCTCTGGGTGTGAGCCTGCAGGTAGCGCTGCATGTCCTCTGGGTTGAAGGAGAAGATGGAGCCAGGCATGGGCGACAGGGTAGGGGAGGGTGTGTAGGCCAGGTGAGAGCCTGGGGTCATGGAGAGCGCTGGCGAGAGAGGTGGAGCCAACAAGCCTGGGCCTCCGGGACCGGGCAGAGGCGACACGGTGAACGGCGAGAGAGGCTCAGGATGAACCCTGTGCCCGCCAACCTCTGACACCCGATGACCTCTGTGACCTCCTGGTCCACCGTACATCCTGAACATCGCCTCGTGAGACAGACGAGGGTGAACGGCCCCTCGGAAaccacctccacctccacctcctcctctctcAGCCACTCTTTCTGTCACTCTCTCCTCGGCCGTGCCTCCGTTCCCGTCTTCGATCTCAGAGTTGACAGAAGTCCCATCGCTGCAGTCGGAGACGGAGCCACGGGCGATGCGGCGGCCGCTGAACATCCCCGGACTGCGCAGCTCCTCGCTGCTGGGCGAGCGCAGCACCTCGGACACCTGCATGTCCGATGGAGTGGATGGAGGGAAACGGAAATGGGGACCTGTAGGCACTGGTGGAGCACTTTGAGGAACAGGCGCTCCTGCGAAGAGACAAACACAGGTGGAAGTCTTAGccgtgtttttgcattttatttcgtaaataaatgtatgagaTTTGGGTGTCCTCGCTTTGTACCTGCAGACCCCATGTCAATGAAAGGGTAGTTGACCAGGACCAGCTTGTTGAAATTGAACTTGTAGGTGAAGCGTTTTCCTTTAGTTTTATGTAGAATCCTCTTGTTGTAATAATACCTGCACAAAGACAAGCAGTACACATTAGGTtattaaaagttcaaaaacaaaagaaatgttaagatgtaaaatgaataagaaaaaaaatccagattCTGTACTAATCAAATTAGTAGATGCATGACATTGATAACAGTCAAGAGTTCTTGCATGACTTCAAAAGATGCTTTTCATCTCAAATCATCCCGGTGAAAATAAACATCAGATTTGACACAAACTTGTGGAGTGTATGCAGTTTGAGTAGTGCAATCAAAAAATGggacaaattaaatacaataaattatatatacacagtatatatatatatatatatatatatatatatatatatatatatatatatacatacatacatacatacatacatacatacatacatacacacacacacacacacacacacacacacacacacacacacacacacatatatatatataaaatgcatacatagtaaaatatttttgaagtatttattaatatatttttgtgtgttcatTTCTGTGTTCTGAGGTATTGTCAGGACAGCTCTGGTCACTCTAGTGCCTGTTTATATAACACTATAACCCACTGATAAATTCTCCTTTCTTAATCCCCTTATATAAtcccattctctctctcttcctatCTATATATTAACCTTTGTCCTTCCCCAGCTCTTTACATAACATCTCTCTATTCCTCACAAACCTCCATCCATTTATGTAACTCCAATAATGTTGCATCTTTCTTACAGACCTGCACCAgcgaatgtgtgtttgtgcgcgcGCGCAAATCCCTGACAACGATTCATCTTGTACTTAATAACCTTCGAGCCACAATTCTCTGTGAATGACATGTTTCAGAGAAGATGCTGACACTGAGCTTTTTGAATGCATAGAGGATATATTTACTCaccctgcatgtgtgtgtgtgtgtgtgtgtgtgtgcatgagagagagtgagtgagttcAGACAGGCTTGTCTGTAGAGATTAAGCCGAGACAGACAGATAGTGTCTTGTGGTCAGATGAAGACGTGAgcatgtgtaaatgtgtttgagTTGTGGTCGAAATGATTtgagtttctttctcttttcatgTTCAGACGAGCATGATGTCTTTtaaaggaggggaaaaaaacgtCACTACGGGCACCAAACCACACACTGAACGCACCTCCGAAACAACTATCGCCAAAGACACAGATGTAAGCAGGTGATCAGTGATCATGTGACCCACGATAACACTCTGAGCCACACAGTGAGATATAAATATACTTGAGACAGCTGTGGATTAGCATGGCTACCAAATACACCAGCAGCAGTGTTTGCATGGGTAGACATCCAGCTCACACAATCTACTTACTGTACTACTGCACTGTCTGGCTGGAGGTGGTAACCTGAGCTTATATGACGATGGATGAGAATGCAGAGAGGAGATGAAGGGATGCTCTAACGATCCTGAACAGTGATGTTCCAATCAACAGGCCAGCCAAACTAACGCTTACTTTCTACGGCTGTCAGATACGACTGGTTCTTAGAAAAGCTTTGCACCGTCACACAAAGCCGTCGCTTCATATGCTTTCTATGCAGCAAGCGGATGCTTTTTCAAGGCGGAGGTTAAACTTACCTGAACTATAGtaaattgtgcttttataaTTGTGcgtgtataattaaaaaaggatttaaCGGTAGTTTTTCTTGAATTGTCACATTCTGTATTTTTCTCAGTGATATGACGCTTAAAGACACGATGTTCAGGTTTTAGCAaaactattccttttatttttctgtgaagtTTTTAATTTCCCTAAAtcataattgaaaaaaaaaaaaaaaaaaaccatcgaAGGACTTAATTATTCTAGTTAATTATTCTTAGAATACAATACGCAGTGacactgttaaaatataataataataataaaaaagtatagaaatagattcaaaataaatacatagacccctactaaaaaaataaacctcatggcaaaataaataaataaaaatttgaccTTTTTGTGGAACGACCccaacaaaatgtaatatttatgaagTAAGTTTTTGTAAATTATGATGAAGTTTCCATTTAATTCACGACATTagggaaaaaaagtattaatttttatgttattgttacACCACATGGCATTTTCatcattctatttttaaatgaaaacttgttTGACAATggtataaacattttttaaaaccatcTGAAACTAATTTGAAAACAAAGAATTTATTCACAAAcgttattttttgttaaacagtAGACCCTCTTTTATTTGACCCTAAAACCTGAGTAAATCctgtcaaaaaaacaacatgatttTTGATTTCCTTATCAATATTTGTGTTCTGTTTTCAAGTAAAACCAGATAAGCAAAACCGCACAAGATAATGCAGAGTTGTTTACAAAGACTGTATCTTAAAGTCATAGTCTACATGACACAGGACAGTGTATGAAAGAAGTGCCGCCCACCCCTCACGCATGTTTGTATGTGCACccactctctcaaacacactttAAAGAGCATTTGAACTGACTTCAAAGCAGAAGAAAGGATTCTTTGAGCATCTGCATCTAGTGGCAATGACCCTCCTTCTGTCACACTCCACTCACTTACACACCTGTGAACCCACACGCTGGTGCCTGGTCGAACACAAAAACTGAATGCTGaacaacattttcaaaggaTAGGATATAAAATGACCAAATCTGAACAGATGCAGACAGGCACATCTACTCTGGTGACTAAATGACTTTAGGTGGTACAGTTGAGCAGGTTTCCAGGAAACAATCAGATTTTACTGGGTTAGGACTTGGATTAAACGGCAGATTATTAAAAGCTTTCAGAGTCAATATTCTGTGACTGACGGGAATATAGGAGCTAAACAAACACTACAGCGATTCCTGGTATTCGCAAATCAGGGCCTTAACGACACGCTTTATAAAAGAGACAGAATAAAGAAAAGACAAAGAGGATGAGGATTATCAGTCAGATGCTAAAGAGGAACACATTGTGCTGCTTTTTACAGTCTTACGTGGACTTGTTGTGCTGTATTTGTGAAGATGattggaagaagaaaaaaaattaaaccagaaATATTATCCTTGCAAATTTCTTTTCAAGTATCATTGCAAACTTTGAAAAGATAGACACAAATGTCTTGAGAATTTcccaacaatattttttttttaaaatgtactatacAAGCATACTTAAAAatctgacattaaaaaaaatcatatactaaaaaaaatctgaaaatatcaaaaacattttgaaattatacaaataaaacatacaaataaaaagaaaatacaccACCATCAACATAAAAGATCTTCACAAATCGGAAAATATCCttaaaaacatttggaaaaaaagtaaaagtaaaaagttaaatgtCTAAAAGTCTAAAATATCATTAGATATCCTTGAGAAATTGTAAGTTATTCAAACATCCTCAAACATCTAAAACTATTCtcagaaacatttgaaaaacatcctaaaatgtaaaaaaaaaaaaaaaaaaaaaaaaacctccacaaatgtctaaaattaaaaatgtcctcacaaaattaaaagaagaataaataaaaataaaacttacaaATTTCTGAAAATCGGCAGAGCTTAATGGGAATCTCTCAGAAATATAAAAGTTTATGGATTACCTctgatttataataatgaaaaggaaaaaataccACTCTAAGGGGGCATTTACCTTTtcaaaataattcttaaaaattcttTCATTCTAAGATCCCAAAGAGTTTTCTGTTAAAGACAGGGTTATGGTGTGGTTTAGGTCTACAGTTCTTCTAATTAACTTTCTATAAACAACAGAAGCCCTCATTTATCTAAAACGAGTGAATCGACGGGGTGGGGTACGAGTGGGCCTGTGCGGCTCTAGGGCGGATGGTAAACGGACAGTGAGATCCACTCCATCCATAAGCTCTATTGAGAAGCCAGAGATAAACATCATGTTTTGTATGCTGCGTGTGTTAGCGCGTGTCACTGTTACACtagcgtgtgtatgtgtgtatctcCACCCACTGAGCTAATAAAGAGCTCATTCTGTCCCTGACAATAAGACCCAAAACTGCCCTcaaatacacacgcacacacacacgcgcatgtCGTCATCCTCCTCCAAACAAAGAGAGCTGTTGTAGGACAAGGCCTCTGACCCACTCTTTccacaagtacacacacactcacacacacacacacagtcaatcTTAATCAAATCTCCAAAGAGTGAAGGAGAAAATCATGGCCGGCACACAATCAACACTACATCGGTTCCGAAGCTGAAGATTGCATTGAGAACATCAAAATAACACCATAGGTATGTTTAATATGATGAAAGACTTTGTCAGAGGGTTTTCATTtcctgaaaggaaaaaaagctcTAGAAAAGTTGAGAAAGCTAAAAGATGCAATattgtttgactttttattatatGGTCCAAAACAAtcttcttttgaacttcccagaaaaaagaaacttatACACCGTGTGTCGTACACACAACGTGAAGCCATGACACGCcataaaatgtatcttttccAGTTTTTCTCCTAACTGGGGACACgcacaatttcttttttaaaatggtttctatTTC is part of the Puntigrus tetrazona isolate hp1 chromosome 16, ASM1883169v1, whole genome shotgun sequence genome and encodes:
- the erfl3 gene encoding ETS domain-containing transcription factor ERF isoform X1, with the translated sequence MKTPGDAGFAFPDWAYKPESSPGSRQIQLWHFILELLRKEEYHDVIAWQGDYGEFVIKDPDEVARLWGARKCKPQMNYDKLSRALRYYYNKRILHKTKGKRFTYKFNFNKLVLVNYPFIDMGSAGAPVPQSAPPVPTGPHFRFPPSTPSDMQVSEVLRSPSSEELRSPGMFSGRRIARGSVSDCSDGTSVNSEIEDGNGGTAEERVTERVAERGGGGGGGGFRGAVHPRLSHEAMFRMYGGPGGHRGHRVSEVGGHRVHPEPLSPFTVSPLPGPGGPGLLAPPLSPALSMTPGSHLAYTPSPTLSPMPGSIFSFNPEDMQRYLQAHTQSVYNYHLSPRAFFHYPNIIVPQPQRPDKGMPGPQGCDRGPAERPSVLNSHHSSLPPPHAHPIHHHLGEEQHHSPFKFKLQPPPLGRKQRDSQGRQGSLSSSSTSGLGSSLSFGSDLSSASGSGLVSNSSSTGSLNSAGLPKIKVEPISDIESEEEVEVTDISDEEADERDEEFDVFPSHYHKHRHHQQHHHHHHRHHHNHYPHNQKHQQPNGTDAALHPDEDLEEEVFKAPAPPPFFLPPTSSSGDSRRGTTVVKSEPVEPADIQLPSGGPPQPNSQCIPLKLRFKRRWDQDQHMEEAEDKKVRGEERGRERNGMAEESSSGSGSGSGEAESPPPLAHHRVSAELHRATAQLSLENKEC
- the erfl3 gene encoding ETS domain-containing transcription factor ERF isoform X2, encoding MNYDKLSRALRYYYNKRILHKTKGKRFTYKFNFNKLVLVNYPFIDMGSAGAPVPQSAPPVPTGPHFRFPPSTPSDMQVSEVLRSPSSEELRSPGMFSGRRIARGSVSDCSDGTSVNSEIEDGNGGTAEERVTERVAERGGGGGGGGFRGAVHPRLSHEAMFRMYGGPGGHRGHRVSEVGGHRVHPEPLSPFTVSPLPGPGGPGLLAPPLSPALSMTPGSHLAYTPSPTLSPMPGSIFSFNPEDMQRYLQAHTQSVYNYHLSPRAFFHYPNIIVPQPQRPDKGMPGPQGCDRGPAERPSVLNSHHSSLPPPHAHPIHHHLGEEQHHSPFKFKLQPPPLGRKQRDSQGRQGSLSSSSTSGLGSSLSFGSDLSSASGSGLVSNSSSTGSLNSAGLPKIKVEPISDIESEEEVEVTDISDEEADERDEEFDVFPSHYHKHRHHQQHHHHHHRHHHNHYPHNQKHQQPNGTDAALHPDEDLEEEVFKAPAPPPFFLPPTSSSGDSRRGTTVVKSEPVEPADIQLPSGGPPQPNSQCIPLKLRFKRRWDQDQHMEEAEDKKVRGEERGRERNGMAEESSSGSGSGSGEAESPPPLAHHRVSAELHRATAQLSLENKEC